Part of the Maridesulfovibrio sp. genome, TCCATTCAAGAAAGTTGTGCGGCTTATCCTCAGAACGCTCTCCAGGCAGAAGACCGCGCACACATTCCCATTTCTCCTGATTGGGCAGGTAACGAATATTGTTTTGGAAAGGGTAGGGAACCCAACTCTGAAGAATGCGGACCCACGATTCGCGCAAGTGCTCTATATATTCACCCTTAAGCACGTCTTCGATCATTTTGTCATAATAGTCGTAATGGGAAAACATCACATGCCCGCCAATGTCCCAGGTAAATCCTTTGGAATCGGTAAAGCTGGACGCCAATCCCCCTGCCCAGGAATTTTTTTCCAGTACGAGGAATGATTTTTCACCAAGTTCAGAAAGGCGACGAGCCGCGCCAAGGCCGGTTGGACCCGCGCCGATTATGACATATCTGCATTTCATAGTGCTTACTCCGCAACATAAAATTTTAATCTCATGTAATTGAAGCAATCCCTATGCCAGACATATTCAAGAGCTGTTTCTGAGTTTTGTCGCAAATATTTTTAAAAAACTACTTCTTTTAACATGCTGCTTTTTAAGGGTTTGGCTGAGTGCGATGGGGTAGAAGTTACACTGTAACTGATCTTCCTTTTACGCGTAACAGGTTTGTAACTAAGTTCGGATAGACCATTGCTCAACGCTAGAAAACGGACGCGGTAAAAATGAACTGAGTCTGAAATCAAAATTCCATTATTTGGAGGAAAACAAGAATGAAAAAAATTATTGCTCTCGTTGCTGTGATGGTAATGGCTTTTACAGGTTCTGCTTTTGCAGGTTCCATTCAGGTTAAAGGTTCAACTACTGTTCTGCCTCTCATGCAGAAATCTGCTGAAGCTTTTATGAAAGCCAACCCCAATGTTTCAATTTCCATTTCCGGTGGCGGTTCTTCCAACGGTGCAAAAGCACTGATCGACGGTACCACCGATATCGCCATGATGTCCCGCGACATGAAGGGCAGCGAAATCCAGAAGGCTACCGATAACGGTCGCAAACCTTCCCAGTTTATTGTTGCTCTTGACTGCATCGTTCCCGTTGTACACCCCGGTAACCCCGTTTCCAAGCTTTCCAAGGATCAGCTCTGGGGTATTTACACTGGTAATATCACCAACTGGAAAGAAGTTGGCGGCGAAGATGCAAAGATCGTTGTTATCTCCCGTGACACCTCCTCCGGTACTTATGACTGCTGGAAGAGCAAAGTAATGAAGCACGACGGTAAAAAACACCGCGTATTCCCCGGCGCTCTGCTTCAGGCTTCCAACGGTGCTGTTGCACAGGCTGTATCCAAGAACAAAAAAGCCATCGGCTACGTTGGTCTTGCTTACCTGAACAAAGAACTCAAGGGTGTTGTCGTGAACGGTGTCGGAGCTTCCGTTGCTACTGCTAAAGACGGTTCCTACCCCATCTCTCGTGGCCTGAATCTTTACACTCCCGGTGCTCCTACCGGTGAAACTAAAGCCCTCATCGACTTCATGATGAGCCCTGCAGGTCAGAAGCTTGCTGCTGACACCGGTTTCATCCCCGTAAAATAATACAGGCTTTCCGGAAAGCCGGGTCCGATAGAATAAGCACAAGGTCCGGGGGGATTTCAAAAATCCCCCCGGAATTTCAAGTCTCTAAGACAAACAGTAAAAAACAAATTTTTATATCAGGGGAAAAGTCGTGATAACGTCCCGCAATATCTGTTTACTGCTCATCACCCTTGCAGTTGTGACCGGAGTTTATGCTTATAAGCTGGGTGTGCGCACTGAAGCCGAACAGATTTTTATTTCCTCAGCTGAGAAGGTGGCCCAGAGGGGAGATTATTCCATGAGTGCTGCAGGAGCACTCAAGAAAGTCATGATGCTTTCAACCCATGAAGTTGCTGAGTCCACAGAAGAATCAAATCTCAGCAAAGCAGAAAAAGAATTCCGGATGAAAGAGCTGAATGCCGAATTGAACAGGGTTTACACCTTTGTTCGCACTGATCCTGCTGTTATGGGTAAAAATAAGGCCGATGTTGAGACTATGGCCAGTATTAAAGCAAGTGCCGAGAACATGGTGTCTTCCAGATCAACAGGTTGGTACGTACTTTGTGGGGTTCTTGCTCTGCTGGGAGCAGTTATCTTCGCTCTTTCCAGTCTTTCGCTCAGCAGGCGCACAACTGAGCGCATAATCCATTCTATATTTCTGGGGACAGCTTTTACTTCGATTCTGGTCCTCTTTCTGATCATGATGTTTCTTTTCATCGAGGGGCTGCCCATATTCAAGCATGTTTCCGTCTCCGACTTTATTTTCGGTCACGAATGGTATCCTACTGATGAAGAGCCTGCATTCGGAATCTGGCCCCTGATCGTCGGTTCCGGAGCGGTGACCATGCTTTCGTCACTTATCGCGATTCCCCTTGGTGTAATGACTGCGATTTATCTTGCTGAGATCGCCCCGCTCAAGGTGCGCAATATTGTTAAGCCTGCAGTCGAAATGCTTGCCGCTCTGCCTTCGGTTGTTATCGGTTTCTTCGGCATGGTCGTTGTTGCACCCTTCCTGCAGGAAACGTTTGGGATTGCGGTTGGCCTGAACCTTTTCAATGCCTCGGTCATGCTTGCCTTTATGGCTGTACCGACCATTACCAGTATTTCAGAGGATGCCCTTTATTCTGTTCCGCCGGAACTTAAAGAGGCTTCCCTCGCTCTGGGGGCCACCCACTGGCAGTCCATTTATAAAGTTCTCGTACCGGCTTCGCTTTCCGGTATTTCTACCGGGGTTATCCTTGGTATGGCCCGTTCAATCGGTGAAACCATGGTTGTCCTTATGGTCGCCGGGGGGGCGGGTCTGCTGCCGACTTCTATTTTTGATCCAGTCCGCCCCATGCCGGCATCAATTGCTGCTGAAATGGGTGAAGCTCCTTTTCACAGCGATCATTACTATGCACTTTTCGCAATCGGCATGGTGCTTTTCCTGTTTACCATGGCTTTCAACCTCATTGCGGATTACGTGGCCCATAAATATAAACAGGTCGGTTCCGCCTCCCTGTAACGGAAACGCACGGGAAAACAATTGGTGAAAGAAATGAATAATGCTGAAACAATAGAACAAGTGGAATCCATGATGGAAAGTAATATTGAAGTAGCCGAGACCATGATGGAACCGGGAAAAAATAATTATTCAATGCGGGAGAAGATCCAGAAAATTGTCTTCATGCTGTTCAAGGGTGCAGCTGCCATTAACGGTCTTGCGCTGCTGATCATTGTCGGTTTTGTGCTGTATTACGGCCTGCCGGCCATGAGCTGGGAGTTTCTGACCGAATCCCCGCGCGAGTCAATGACTGCGGGCGGTATTCTTCCCTGTATTGTGGGGACCATCGTGCTCAGCTACGGCGCGCTGATGATTGCCCTGCCTTGGGGCATTGCCACTGCCATCTACCTTAATGAGTATGCAACTTCCCCCAGACTGGTGCGTATCATTCGTCTGGGAATCAATAACCTTGCAGGTGTTCCATCTGTTGTTTTCGGACTTTTCGGGCTTTCCCTGTTTGTTACCGTTATGGGTATGGGCGTAAGCATTCTGGCCGGGGTCTGCACTCTCGGTGCACTGGCCCTGCCGCTGGTTATCGGAGCATCTGAAGAAGCTCTCCGTTCCGTCCCCCAGACCTATCGTGAAGCGTCTCTCGGTCTCGGAGCGACCAAGTGGCAGACTATCTATAAAGTCGTGCTCCCTGCGGCTCTGCCCGGAATGCTCACCGGAGCAATTCTGACCCTTTCAAGGGCTGCCGGGGAAACCGCTGCGATCATGTTCACTGCAGCCGTCTTCTTCACCCCGGAAATGCCGGAATCTCTTTTTGATGACGTAATGGCACTGCCCTACCATATCTACGTTCTGGCAACCGCCGGTACTGAGATCGAAAAGACAAGGCATATCCAGTACGGTACATCCCTCGTATTGATTACCCTTGTGCTGAGCATGAATATGCTGGCTATCTACATCAGGGCTAAGATGCAGAAAAAAGGTAATAAGTAATTTTCATCCTCACCCTCTTGACCGTGCTTGGAACGGCCCGTGCGTATATACGTGCGGGCCGTTTCTTGTTTATTGTCTCCGTCGGCTGGGGAGGGAATAATCAAAGATAGTGGTTGGGAGTGAATTATGCTATTTTGTAGTCTGTCTAAATTTCTATTGAAACAGGTGGTTATGGTCTTGAACATCAAGAAACTCGGTTGGTTGATTGCCCGACTTAGGCGGATGAGTGTTCCTGAAGTGTTGTATCGGGTACGCATGGTCTGTCTGACAGAGGCGCAGTCACGAGGCTGTTTCATTGCTGAACCGGGCGATGCTGCAGGGAAAAGCTGTCCCGTGCTTGATGTTGATTTAGCCCTGCCTGATGCCGGCAATTATCTTCAGGCGGCAGACAGAATACTCAATGGGAATTTTAATATTTTTGCTCTGCGGGATTGCAGTCTTGGCTTTCCTCCTAATTGGAACAAAGACCCACTGACCGGAATTGCCGCCCCTTTGGTTTTCGGGAAAAAGTTGAATTATCGCGATGAGGCTATTGTCGGTAATATCAAATATCTTTGGGAGCCTAACCGACATTTGGAATTGGTGACTCTTGCTCAGGCATATACGTTGTCCGTCGATGAAAAGTATGCCCATGTCTGCAGAGAAATGTTGGATTCATGGTTTGAGCAGTGTCCGTATTTATATGGGCCAAATTGGACAAGTTCCCTTGAACATGCTGTACGGCTGATAAACTGGGCCTTTGTATGGCAGTTTCTGGGAGGAGAGGATTCTTTCCTATTTGCAGGCAGTGAAGGCATGGCATTCAGAGAACGCTGGCTGAGATCAGTTTTTCAGCATTGCCATTTTATCAACGGTTATTATTCCCGCTATTCGTCGGCCAACAACCACTTGCTGGGTGAATACATGGGCCTTTTTGTCGCTTCAACGGTCTGGCCTTGCTGGAAAGAAAGTTCATATTGGCAGGAGAGTGCGAAGGCTGGCCTTGAAATTGAGGCTCTGAAGCAGAATTTTACTGATGGCTGTAACCGGGAACAGGGTATCTGGTATCATCATGAAGTTGCGGATATGCTTCTGCTCTGCGGTCTTGTGGGCCGTACAAACGGAGTCGATTTTTCAAAAGATTACTGGGCTCGCCTTGAGGCAATGATTGAATTCATCGGGTCCATGGCAAACGCTAAGATGTCAGTGCCTATGATCGGCGATTCAGACGATGCGGTGATGGTCCGCTTTGTTCCGGACGATGGCTTTTCCGTTTATCAGTCACTGCTTGCAACCGGGGCAGTGCTTTTCAATCGCTCCGATTTTGCGCGGAAGGCTGGATTTTTTGATGACAAAAGTAGATGGCTCTTAGGTAAAGAGGGCGAGTCGGTTTTTACAGAGTTACTGTCTGTCTCTCAAAATGATAGCATCGTATTTCGACAGGAGTATCCTGCAGGAGGCTACTATATTCTCGGGAAGGATTTCGAAACTGATAAGGAAGTGAAGCTTATCGTTGATGCCGGACCTCTGGGGTATACCTCTATTGCGGCGCACGGCCATGCCGATGCTCTTGCCATGGTTTTGTCCATTGGCGGGGATGAGATACTAATTGACCCCGGGACGTATGCCTACCATACAGAACGGAAATGGCGCGATTACTTTAAAGGAACATCCGCGCATAATACGGTTCGTATTGACTTTCAGGACCAGTCAGTTTCAGGCGGTAATTTTTTGTGGACAACACATGCCAAGGCTTGGTTTGATTTATTTGAGGTTTCGACTGAGCAGGATTGTTTTAGGGGAGCTCATGACGGCTATACTCGTCTTGCTGATCCTGTTGTTCATTACCGCAGTGTGAGATTTGAAAAAGAGTCGGAAAGGATTGAGGTCTGCGATAGTTTTGATTGTGCTCAGGAGCATGAAATTGAATTGTTCTGGCATATTTCGGAATCCTGTTCTGTTGAAATCAGCGAAGGGAGTGTGTTCATACACTCCCCGAAAGTCTGTCTTGAAATGTCAATGCCTGAATCCGAGATGGAACCGAAGATGGTTCAAGGTAATGAGAATCTTCCGTTGGGTTGGATTTCAAGGCGATTTGACTTCAAAGTCCCGTCCCCAACTATAGTCTGGACTGGGAAGATTGAAGGTAAGAGTAAGTTTTTAACGCTTTTAAAATATACTTTTAAGTAGAGGCGGAAATGAAGGTTAGCGTATTTGGTTTGGGTTACGTCGGCACAGTGTCTGCCGGTTGCTTAGCCAAAGAGGGGCATGAGGTTATCGGTGTTGATCCGAATCAGGTTAAAGTCGACTTGATCAACTCCGGTCAGACTCCTATCATTGAAGATCATATCGGTGATATTCTCCAACAGGCAGTTCAGGATGGTTCCTTGAAGGCAAGCACTTCTGCCGAAGAAGCGGTCTTTTCATCTGAAATTTCCCTTGTCTGTGTAGGAACGCCGAGCCAATTCAACGGTAGCCTTGATTTAAGCTATGTCCGCCGGGTTTGTGAGGATATCGGTGCTATCCTCAAAGATAAGGAAGATTTTCATGTAGTTGTTATCCGTAGTACCGTCCTGCCGGGTTCCATGCGTGCGTTGGTTATTCCAGCCTTGGAAACCGCTTCCGGCAAAGTCGCCGGCGTAGACTTCGGCGTGTGTAATAACCCGGAATTCCTGCGCGAAGGCACCTCTGTTCATGATTTCTATAACCCACCCAAAACTGTTATCGGGGAAAGTGACTCGAAAAGCGGGGATGTTCTTGCCTCACTCTATGCAAATATTGATGCGCCGCTGATCAGGACTGAAATGGAAGTTTCTGAAATGGTAAAGTATGCCGATAACAACTGGCATGCCGTCAAGGTGGCTTTTGCAAATGAAATAGGTTCGATCTGTAAAGAAGTCGGCATAGACAGCCACAAGGTTATGGATATTTTCTGCAAGGATACCAAGCTTAATATTTCCAGTTACTATATGAAACCGGGTTTTGCTTTTGGCGGTTCCTGCCTGCCAAAAGATGTGCGGGCCCTGACTTACAAGGCGAATCAATTGGGTTTGGATTTACCTCTTTTAAACAATGTGTTGCGCAGTAATAGGCGTCATATTGAAAGAGGGGTGTCCATGATCATGGGCAAGGGCAATAGAAAGGTCGGCTTTCTTGGATTCAGCTTTAAGGCCGGTACCGACGATCTGCGGGAAAGCCCTTTGGTGGAAGTAATCGAACAGCTTATAGGTAAGGGGTTCGAGCTTAGATTGTATGATCGTAATGTTAATGCCGCCAAGCTTTTAGGTGCCAACCGGGATTACATCATGAATCGCATTCCGCATATTTCGAAGCTTATGGTTTCAGATATCGAGAGTGTTTTGGATTTTGCGGAAACGATTGTCGTTGGTAATAATTCTGCTGAGTTCAAGGACCTGCAATCTAAAATCCGGCCCGGTCAGGTCGTGGTGGATCTGGTCAGGGTTGATGAGCCTTCATCCGAAAATGAGCATATTGACGGTATTTGCTGGTAAAGCTGACAGTTTAAACAGTGTGGAGAGCCTTGTGTCTCGAAAAGTTTTGATTCTTGTCGAAAATTTACCTTCCCCCTTTGACCGCCGGGTCTGGCAGGAAGCTATGTCTTTGTGCAGCGCAGGATACCATGTCTCCATCATATGCCCTACAGGTAAGGGGTATGAAGAGTACTATGAAGAAATAGAAGGGATTCATATCTACCGCTATGACCTGCCATTGGAAGGGGAAGGGGCAAAGGGATACGCCGTGGAATACGGTGCGGCACTGTGGCACACCTTCAGGCTGGCTTGGAAGGTACGCCGGGAGCAGGGCTTTGATGTCATCCATGCCTGCAATCCGCCTGATCTTCTTTTTCTGGTCGGGATTGTTTTCAAATTGCTCTATAAAACCAAATTTATTTTTGATCATCACGACATCAATCCGGAACTGTACGAGGCCAAGTTCAACAGGCGTGATTTTTTCTGGAAGCTGATGGTCTGGCTTGAACGGGCAACCTTCATGGCTGCTGATATCTCTATTGCCACCAATGAATCATATAAGCGTATCGCCATTGAACGAGGCAAGATGGACCCTGAAAAGGTCTATGTGGTTCGCAGCGGACCCAAGCTGGATCGCTTGAAGTTTCTCCCTCCTGTTGATTCACTCAAGAAAGGGCGGACCTATCTGGTTGGCTATGTGGGCGTAATGGGCAAACAGGAAGGACTCGACCTGCTGCTGCGCGCGGTTGATTACATAGTTCATGGCTTGGACCGTCATGATATTCATTTCGGTCTTGTGGGCGGAGGTACTTCTTTGGAGGAAATGAAGACTCTTGCAGAGGAATTGCGGGTATCCGATTATGTCACTTTTACCGGTAGAGTTCCTGATCAGGAGCTGCTGGAGATGCTTAATACCGCCGACATTTGTGTGAATCCCGACCGGGCCAATGAAATGAATGACAAGTCTACCATGAATAAAATCATGGAATACATGGCTCTTGGGAAGCCCATTGTTCAGTTTGATCTGACTGAAGGACGATTTTCCGCTCAGGGGGCATCTCTTTACGCTGCGCCGAATGATTATAAGGACATGGGCGATAAGATCGTGCAATTGCTTGATGCTCCGGATCTCAGAGAGAAAATGGGAGCATTGGGATACCGCCGGGTACGGAATGAGCTTGAGTGGAAGTACGAAGAACCTAAGTTGTTAAAAGCTTATGAAGCTGTTTTTGCCGCTAAGGATTAAAGTTCTGTTTGGTGTTGAGCTGGGTGTTTTATTCATCAATGTGAATGCAGTTGCGACCGGCCTGTTTACTTAAATAGAGTTGTTTATCGGCTCGCTTGATTGCCGAGGCAATTGTTTCATTTGTTTTGACTACAGCCCCACCTATTGATGCGGTGACGGAGATTCGTTCATCGTCAGTATCAAGCCATGACATTTCAATCAGCCTGCGGAGACGTTCTGCAAGATTTGTCAGTTTATCCGTCTCCACGTCCGGAATAAATATTACAAATTCTTCTCCTCCCCAGCGACCGGCGAGATCCGTTGGGCGCAAGGCAGAAATAATCGTTTTGGCTACCATGGTCAGAACCTTATCTCCGGCGTCATGTCCGAATATGTCGTTGACCGTTTTAAATTTATCAATATCCACAAACAGGATTCCCAGCTTTTGCCCTGTGCTTCTAAGAGATTCTTCAAAATGTTCGGTTGCCATGTCCATTCCGCGCCGGTTTGCCATACCGGTGAGAAGATCGGTCATTGTCTCCTGACGCAATAAATCAAGTTCATGGGCTAATTCGTTAGTGTCAGTGACTCTTGTAAAGATTTCCAATGCTCCGTCAATTTGCCCGAGTTCATTTCTCAATGGAAATGATTTTACATGAACCAATACCCTGTGTCCTTGTTTGTGGTGCATATATACATTTGCTTCTCGAGTTTTTCCGTCTTTCATTGTTGTCTCAAGAGGGCACCCGTTAATGCAAATTTCAATTCCATTCTCGTCTAAGTGACGAAGAAGATTATCTTTGCAGCGTTCCCCTTCTGCTTCAGCCGCTGTGTAGCCGGTCAGTTTCTCCGCTCCCTTATTCCAGAAGGTTATGCGCCTGTCTTTGTTAAGACAGTATATTCCATCTGTTATTGCGTTCAGGATATCTTTATTTTTTGATATATCTATCATGGTGAATTCAATTTGTTGCTGTAGGCCGTTACTTACTCTCAATAGAGATAAAGCTTATTGACAGTCAAAAGACTAAAATAATCATGTCTAAGTATATTATAAATTGAAATAGGCTGCTATTTATAAATCATTTGTCAAAATCATAATTGGGATCGAACCATGCTGGCGGTTCTTGCGGTGCATCGGCCCGTGCGCAACCCTGCCAGATGCCCTTTTCCTTCATTGCTTTTTCAATCTCGTTAAGCACAGTGCGCTTCATGCGCACCCATTCCGGAGCGACAAGTCCGCCGGGGACAGCATCAGCCTTGAGGCGGTGGATGACGATGTCGGTGCGCAGGATTGAGATGGCTTCCACCAGCATGGAAATGTATTCATCCTGCTCAAGGGGAGTATATTCGCCCGCTTCGTAGAGTTTGGTCAGCGGAGTTCCCTTGCCAACGAAAAGATTGTGGAATTTGATTCCGGCAATGGGCAGTTCGTTGAGGAACCGCACTGATTCAAGGAAATCGTCACGGGTTTCTCCGGGTAAACCCGCTATAAGATGCGCGCAGACATCCAAGCCGTGGTCATGGGCCATTCTAACGGCCTCGGCAAATTGTTCGGCAGTATGGCCGCGGTTGATGTGTTCAAGCGTCGTATTGTTGGAGCTTTGCAGGCCGAGGTCCAGCCATGTCTCCTTGAGCCCCAGATTTTTGATCAGAGCAAGTTTGTCGTCATCGAGACAGTCTGGGCGTGTGCCAATGCAGAGTCCGGCCAGTCCGGGAAGTCCGTCCAGTTG contains:
- a CDS encoding PstS family phosphate ABC transporter substrate-binding protein, which translates into the protein MKKIIALVAVMVMAFTGSAFAGSIQVKGSTTVLPLMQKSAEAFMKANPNVSISISGGGSSNGAKALIDGTTDIAMMSRDMKGSEIQKATDNGRKPSQFIVALDCIVPVVHPGNPVSKLSKDQLWGIYTGNITNWKEVGGEDAKIVVISRDTSSGTYDCWKSKVMKHDGKKHRVFPGALLQASNGAVAQAVSKNKKAIGYVGLAYLNKELKGVVVNGVGASVATAKDGSYPISRGLNLYTPGAPTGETKALIDFMMSPAGQKLAADTGFIPVK
- the pstC gene encoding phosphate ABC transporter permease subunit PstC, translated to MIHSIFLGTAFTSILVLFLIMMFLFIEGLPIFKHVSVSDFIFGHEWYPTDEEPAFGIWPLIVGSGAVTMLSSLIAIPLGVMTAIYLAEIAPLKVRNIVKPAVEMLAALPSVVIGFFGMVVVAPFLQETFGIAVGLNLFNASVMLAFMAVPTITSISEDALYSVPPELKEASLALGATHWQSIYKVLVPASLSGISTGVILGMARSIGETMVVLMVAGGAGLLPTSIFDPVRPMPASIAAEMGEAPFHSDHYYALFAIGMVLFLFTMAFNLIADYVAHKYKQVGSASL
- the pstA gene encoding phosphate ABC transporter permease PstA — encoded protein: MREKIQKIVFMLFKGAAAINGLALLIIVGFVLYYGLPAMSWEFLTESPRESMTAGGILPCIVGTIVLSYGALMIALPWGIATAIYLNEYATSPRLVRIIRLGINNLAGVPSVVFGLFGLSLFVTVMGMGVSILAGVCTLGALALPLVIGASEEALRSVPQTYREASLGLGATKWQTIYKVVLPAALPGMLTGAILTLSRAAGETAAIMFTAAVFFTPEMPESLFDDVMALPYHIYVLATAGTEIEKTRHIQYGTSLVLITLVLSMNMLAIYIRAKMQKKGNK
- a CDS encoding alginate lyase family protein; the protein is MLFCSLSKFLLKQVVMVLNIKKLGWLIARLRRMSVPEVLYRVRMVCLTEAQSRGCFIAEPGDAAGKSCPVLDVDLALPDAGNYLQAADRILNGNFNIFALRDCSLGFPPNWNKDPLTGIAAPLVFGKKLNYRDEAIVGNIKYLWEPNRHLELVTLAQAYTLSVDEKYAHVCREMLDSWFEQCPYLYGPNWTSSLEHAVRLINWAFVWQFLGGEDSFLFAGSEGMAFRERWLRSVFQHCHFINGYYSRYSSANNHLLGEYMGLFVASTVWPCWKESSYWQESAKAGLEIEALKQNFTDGCNREQGIWYHHEVADMLLLCGLVGRTNGVDFSKDYWARLEAMIEFIGSMANAKMSVPMIGDSDDAVMVRFVPDDGFSVYQSLLATGAVLFNRSDFARKAGFFDDKSRWLLGKEGESVFTELLSVSQNDSIVFRQEYPAGGYYILGKDFETDKEVKLIVDAGPLGYTSIAAHGHADALAMVLSIGGDEILIDPGTYAYHTERKWRDYFKGTSAHNTVRIDFQDQSVSGGNFLWTTHAKAWFDLFEVSTEQDCFRGAHDGYTRLADPVVHYRSVRFEKESERIEVCDSFDCAQEHEIELFWHISESCSVEISEGSVFIHSPKVCLEMSMPESEMEPKMVQGNENLPLGWISRRFDFKVPSPTIVWTGKIEGKSKFLTLLKYTFK
- a CDS encoding UDP-glucose/GDP-mannose dehydrogenase family protein, whose protein sequence is MKVSVFGLGYVGTVSAGCLAKEGHEVIGVDPNQVKVDLINSGQTPIIEDHIGDILQQAVQDGSLKASTSAEEAVFSSEISLVCVGTPSQFNGSLDLSYVRRVCEDIGAILKDKEDFHVVVIRSTVLPGSMRALVIPALETASGKVAGVDFGVCNNPEFLREGTSVHDFYNPPKTVIGESDSKSGDVLASLYANIDAPLIRTEMEVSEMVKYADNNWHAVKVAFANEIGSICKEVGIDSHKVMDIFCKDTKLNISSYYMKPGFAFGGSCLPKDVRALTYKANQLGLDLPLLNNVLRSNRRHIERGVSMIMGKGNRKVGFLGFSFKAGTDDLRESPLVEVIEQLIGKGFELRLYDRNVNAAKLLGANRDYIMNRIPHISKLMVSDIESVLDFAETIVVGNNSAEFKDLQSKIRPGQVVVDLVRVDEPSSENEHIDGICW
- a CDS encoding glycosyltransferase family 4 protein; translated protein: MSRKVLILVENLPSPFDRRVWQEAMSLCSAGYHVSIICPTGKGYEEYYEEIEGIHIYRYDLPLEGEGAKGYAVEYGAALWHTFRLAWKVRREQGFDVIHACNPPDLLFLVGIVFKLLYKTKFIFDHHDINPELYEAKFNRRDFFWKLMVWLERATFMAADISIATNESYKRIAIERGKMDPEKVYVVRSGPKLDRLKFLPPVDSLKKGRTYLVGYVGVMGKQEGLDLLLRAVDYIVHGLDRHDIHFGLVGGGTSLEEMKTLAEELRVSDYVTFTGRVPDQELLEMLNTADICVNPDRANEMNDKSTMNKIMEYMALGKPIVQFDLTEGRFSAQGASLYAAPNDYKDMGDKIVQLLDAPDLREKMGALGYRRVRNELEWKYEEPKLLKAYEAVFAAKD
- a CDS encoding GGDEF domain-containing protein, whose protein sequence is MRVSNGLQQQIEFTMIDISKNKDILNAITDGIYCLNKDRRITFWNKGAEKLTGYTAAEAEGERCKDNLLRHLDENGIEICINGCPLETTMKDGKTREANVYMHHKQGHRVLVHVKSFPLRNELGQIDGALEIFTRVTDTNELAHELDLLRQETMTDLLTGMANRRGMDMATEHFEESLRSTGQKLGILFVDIDKFKTVNDIFGHDAGDKVLTMVAKTIISALRPTDLAGRWGGEEFVIFIPDVETDKLTNLAERLRRLIEMSWLDTDDERISVTASIGGAVVKTNETIASAIKRADKQLYLSKQAGRNCIHIDE
- a CDS encoding TIGR01212 family radical SAM protein (This family includes YhcC from E. coli K-12, an uncharacterized radical SAM protein.) produces the protein MHRFYGLAARLRQSFGERVQKIPLDFGFTCPNRDGSISRKGCIFCSPQGSGSGLHSLSMSIPEQWAHWQEKLSKLYTAKLYLAYLQSYSNTYCSHDELKCALDQLDGLPGLAGLCIGTRPDCLDDDKLALIKNLGLKETWLDLGLQSSNNTTLEHINRGHTAEQFAEAVRMAHDHGLDVCAHLIAGLPGETRDDFLESVRFLNELPIAGIKFHNLFVGKGTPLTKLYEAGEYTPLEQDEYISMLVEAISILRTDIVIHRLKADAVPGGLVAPEWVRMKRTVLNEIEKAMKEKGIWQGCARADAPQEPPAWFDPNYDFDK